Proteins encoded together in one Telopea speciosissima isolate NSW1024214 ecotype Mountain lineage chromosome 6, Tspe_v1, whole genome shotgun sequence window:
- the LOC122663602 gene encoding probable cinnamyl alcohol dehydrogenase 1 isoform X1: protein MNAQSKSEDCIGWAARDPSGVLSPYTFSRRVVGYDDVKLKITHCGICYADVIWTRNKHGDSKYPLVPGHEIVGIVSKVGNNVHRFKVGDHVGVGTYVNSCRDCEYCDDGLEIHCSKGATLTFNDVDVDGTITKGGYSSDIVVHERYCYRIPENYPLASAAPLLCAGITVYTPMMRHKMNQPGKSLGVVGLGGLGHMAVKFGKAFGLNVTVFSTSISKKEEAMNILGADKFVVISDQEQIKALAKSLDFILDTASGDHSFDVCLSLLKTAGVLVVVGFPSEIKFLPGSLILGMRTVSGSITGGTKQTQEMIDFCATNNIYPEIEVVPIQYANEAIERVIKRDVKYRFVIDIENSLK, encoded by the exons GGTTGTTGGATATGATGATGTAAAGCTGAAAATTACACACTGTGGAATTTGTTATGCTGATGTCATATGGACCAGGAATAAGCATGGTGACTCAAAGTATCCTTTGGTGCCTGG ACATGAGATTGTTGGAATTGTTAGCAAGGTGGGCAACAATGTCCACCGCTTCAAAGTGGGTGACCATGTTGGAGTGGGAACGTATGTAAACTCATGCAGAGATTGTGAGTATTGTGATGATGGTCTAGAAATTCATTGCTCAAAGGGAGCAACCTTAACTTTTAATGATGTCGACGTGGATGGAACAATTACAAAAGGTGGATATTCTAGTGATATTGTGGTCCATGAAAG GTACTGCTATAGGATACCGGAAAACTATCCATTAGCTTCAGCAGCACCCTTACTTTGTGCCGGAATTACAGTGTACACTCCCATGATGCGCCATAAGATGAATCAACCTGGCAAATCTCTTGGTGTGGTTGGTCTTGGTGGCCTTGGACATATGGCTGTGAAGTTTGGAAAGGCTTTTGGGTTAAATGTAACAGTTTTCAGTACAAGTATTTCCAAAAAGGAAGAAGCTATGAACATACTTGGAGCGGACAAATTTGTGGTAATATCTGATCAAGAGCAAATCAAG GCCTTGGCGAAATCCCTTGACTTCATACTTGACACTGCTTCTGGGGATCACTCATTTGATGTTTGCTTGTCACTCTTGAAGACTGCTGGAGTTCTAGTGGTAGTGGGCTTTCCAAGTGAGATCAAGTTTCTTCCCGGAAGCCTTATTCTGG GAATGAGAACTGTTTCAGGAAGTATCACAGGTGGTACAAAACAAACACAGGAAATGATAGATTTTTGTGCTACCAACAACATATATCCAGAGATTGAAGTAGTTCCAATTCAGTATGCAAATGAAGCAATTGAGAGAGTAATAAAAAGGGATGTGAAGT ATCGTTTCGTGATTGATATTGAGAACTCCTTGAAGTGA
- the LOC122663602 gene encoding probable cinnamyl alcohol dehydrogenase 1 isoform X2 encodes MNAQSKSEDCIGWAARDPSGVLSPYTFSRRVVGYDDVKLKITHCGICYADVIWTRNKHGDSKYPLVPGHEIVGIVSKVGNNVHRFKVGDHVGVGTYVNSCRDCEYCDDGLEIHCSKGATLTFNDVDVDGTITKGGYSSDIVVHERYCYRIPENYPLASAAPLLCAGITVYTPMMRHKMNQPGKSLGVVGLGGLGHMAVKFGKAFGLNVTVFSTSISKKEEAMNILGADKFVVISDQEQIKALAKSLDFILDTASGDHSFDVCLSLLKTAGVLVVVGFPSEIKFLPGSLILGMRTVSGSITGGTKQTQEMIDFCATNNIYPEIEVVPIQYANEAIERVIKRDVKCRFVIDIENSLK; translated from the exons GGTTGTTGGATATGATGATGTAAAGCTGAAAATTACACACTGTGGAATTTGTTATGCTGATGTCATATGGACCAGGAATAAGCATGGTGACTCAAAGTATCCTTTGGTGCCTGG ACATGAGATTGTTGGAATTGTTAGCAAGGTGGGCAACAATGTCCACCGCTTCAAAGTGGGTGACCATGTTGGAGTGGGAACGTATGTAAACTCATGCAGAGATTGTGAGTATTGTGATGATGGTCTAGAAATTCATTGCTCAAAGGGAGCAACCTTAACTTTTAATGATGTCGACGTGGATGGAACAATTACAAAAGGTGGATATTCTAGTGATATTGTGGTCCATGAAAG GTACTGCTATAGGATACCGGAAAACTATCCATTAGCTTCAGCAGCACCCTTACTTTGTGCCGGAATTACAGTGTACACTCCCATGATGCGCCATAAGATGAATCAACCTGGCAAATCTCTTGGTGTGGTTGGTCTTGGTGGCCTTGGACATATGGCTGTGAAGTTTGGAAAGGCTTTTGGGTTAAATGTAACAGTTTTCAGTACAAGTATTTCCAAAAAGGAAGAAGCTATGAACATACTTGGAGCGGACAAATTTGTGGTAATATCTGATCAAGAGCAAATCAAG GCCTTGGCGAAATCCCTTGACTTCATACTTGACACTGCTTCTGGGGATCACTCATTTGATGTTTGCTTGTCACTCTTGAAGACTGCTGGAGTTCTAGTGGTAGTGGGCTTTCCAAGTGAGATCAAGTTTCTTCCCGGAAGCCTTATTCTGG GAATGAGAACTGTTTCAGGAAGTATCACAGGTGGTACAAAACAAACACAGGAAATGATAGATTTTTGTGCTACCAACAACATATATCCAGAGATTGAAGTAGTTCCAATTCAGTATGCAAATGAAGCAATTGAGAGAGTAATAAAAAGGGATGTGAAGTGTCGTTTCGTGATTGATATTGAGAACTCCTTGAAGTGA
- the LOC122664896 gene encoding 60S ribosomal protein L9-like gives MKTILSSETMDIPEGVKIKVRAKMIEVEGPRGKLTRNFKHLNLDFQLIKDESGKQKLKIEAWFGSRKTTAAIRTAISHVENLIKGVTKGYRYKMRFVYAHFPINASITNGNKSIEIRNFLGEKKVRKVDMLEGVSIVRSEKVKDELVLDGNDVELVSRSAALINQKCHVKNKDIRKFLDGIYVSEKGTMADDE, from the exons ATGAAGACAATCCTGTCGTCGGAAACCATGGACATTCCTGAGGGGGTGAAGATCAAGGTGAGAGCTAAGATGATTGAGGTGGAAGGTCCTCGAGGAAAGCTCACCAGGAACTTCAAGCATCTCAACTTGGACTTCCAACTCATCAAGGATGAATCAGGCAAGCAGAAGCTTAAGATTGAAGCTTGGTTTGGATCAAGGAAGACCACCGCTGCTATCCGGACGGCCATTAGCCATGTCGAGAACCTCATCAAGGGTGTCACCAAGGGCTACCGCTACAAGATGAGGTTCGTATATGCTCACTTCCCAATCAACGCCAGCATCACCAACGGCAACAAGAGCATCGAGATTCGGAACTTCCTTGGTGAGAAGAAG GTGCGGAAGGTGGATATGCTTGAAGGAGTGAGCATTGTTCGCTCTGAGAAGGTCAAGGATGAACTCGTATTGGATGGGAATGATGTGGAACTTGTCTCTCGTTCCGCTGCTTTAATAAATCAG AAATGCCATGTTAAGAACAAAGATATAAGAAAGTTCCTGGATGGTATTTATGTGAGCGAGAAGGGTACAATGGCTGATGATGAGTGA
- the LOC122666088 gene encoding uncharacterized protein LOC122666088, giving the protein MKLEEIFNLKDCVDIYCKASGQAIKYKKSSMTFGPNVVGRFRRWFSRILKISYTKGPSKYLGLPMDFGISKAVLFQELADKVGRRFSGWKNHLLSHAGKEVGEVGRGKRWSKGHKERVVRSWIPAIAPRLSSIIVIVRLIMAGGEVLAIREGLLEAISEGTLSVMVESDNLTIVNYLLDPLKVPDLRVLPILDDIRHISSYLDDCTFSYVSRTANSIADCLARRALSVSGRMVWSNSDPCLSEGPVSDFRSVSRSLQ; this is encoded by the exons ATGAAACTGGAGGAAATCTTCAACTTGAAGGATTGTGTTGATATTTATTGCAAGGCCAGTGGCCAGGCCATAAAATATAAGAAGTCTTCTATGACCTTCGGTCCAAATGTGGTGGGGCGCTTCAGAAGGTGGTTCTCTCGTATTCTAAAGATCTCCTACACTAAAGGTCCATCCAAGTATCTGGGATTACCCATGGATTTTGGTATCTCTAAAGCGGTGTTGTTCCAAGAGCTAGCAGACAAGGTGGGACGTAGGTTTTCGGGGTGGAAGAACCATTTGCTTTCCCATGCTGGGAAGGAAG TAGGAGAAGTTGGTCGGGGGAAGAGGTGGTCCAAAGGGCACAAAGAGCGTGTTGTGCGTTCTTGGATTCCTGCAATAGCACCAAGGCTCAGCTCCATCATAGTAATCGTGAGACTGATCATGGCCGGTGGGGAAGTGCTGGCTATCCGGGAGGGTCTTCTTGAAGCTATCTCGGAAGGAACTCTCTCTGTTATGGTCGAGAGTGATAATCTAACTATTGTTAATTATCTCCTTGATCCACTGAAGGTGCCGGATCTGAGAGTCTTACCGATTTTGGATGATATTAGACACATTTCCTCGTATCTTGATGATTgtactttttcttatgtttcaaGGACTGCTAATTCCATAGCAGATTGCCTTGCCAGGAGGGCCCTATCTGTTTCGGGAAGGATGGTTTGGTCCAATTCCGATCCCTGTTTATCTGAAGGTCCTGTTTCAGATTTCAGGAGTGTTTCCCGTTCCTTGCAATAG